A single Anopheles funestus chromosome 2RL, idAnoFuneDA-416_04, whole genome shotgun sequence DNA region contains:
- the LOC125763827 gene encoding sodium/hydrogen exchanger 9B2 isoform X1 — protein sequence MKKTIIKMPSEEGNASSQSSSGDTKRKVSIITEPVVERLGHDNLGFEQNKRKISQQSHHSEEGPARRKSNLHNNNFDTSSIHSDRYNGEAGGRAKKQSFSEALEKIERDYDNSRLEQSWIYSLCMRCRVEYTTPSWEPPGWQKICPYPLCPSYRQFARILSIILIGVLLWITAFVIIGDTAAPGGQLFQLVVLTVAANFGGFLISLTTLPRLIGMLLVGILFQNVGWVNLDGEFQIVTAELRKLALVIILVRAGLEMDPTAFKKIYKTILKLGLIPWFVECSLIAVCARFFLQLPWLWSILLGSIVGAVSPAVVVPCLFRLRTKGYGVVKGIPTLIIAVAGIDDAVSVAGFGIISSIMFSTQSLGLQIAQAPVCIIGGLGFGVVWGFLCKYVPEPGDAYVVPIRTLMLFGGGLLAVFGSEEINFEGAGPLGVVFAAFTASYFWCGQGWELEDNPVSTAFEIFWMIFEPILFGITGASIKIAELDPHIVSIGVGSIYVVAIIRILTTVAIAFGDKLNVKEKIFVAISWMSKATVQAALGPVALKTVMSNENRTEEEVHYAELVKMVCIMSIILTAPLGAILISVTGTKLLKKTKQQLEPMDGTLGWRRSHRPSLHDISIIDEEEEREDIEGIADEDTAANTLSNAQTATAFTITK from the exons ATGAAGAAAAC TATTATCAAGATGCCTTCGGAGGAAGGGAATGCTTCCTCCCAGTCGTCCAGCGGTGACACGAAGCGCAAGGTCAGCATCATCACCGAACCGGTCGTCGAGCGATTAGGGCACGATAACTTGGGCTTTGAGCAGAACAAACGCAAAATATCGCag CAATCGCACCATTCCGAGGAAGGTCCGGCACGAAGGAAAAGCAACCTGCACAACAATAACTTTGACACCTCGTCCATCCACAGTG ATCGCTACAATGGCGAAGCTGGTGGTCGTGCCAAAAAGCAGTCCTTCTCGGAAGCGCTCGAAAAGATTGAACGAGACTATGATAATTCCCGGCTGGAACAGTCTTGGATCTATTCGCTGTGCATGCGATGTCGGGTCGAGTACACAACGCCCTCGTGGGAACCGCCCGGTTGGCAAAAAATTTGCCCTTATCCCCTGTGTCCGTCCTACCGCCAGTTTGCCCGAATCCTGTCAATCATTCTTATAG GTGTACTGCTATGGATTACGGCGTTTGTCATCATCGGCGATACGGCCGCACCGGGTGGACAATTATTCCAACTGGTGGTACTAACAGTGGCAGCCAACTTTGGTGGCTTTCTCATCTCCCTAACGACACTACCCCGGCTGATTGGCATGCTGTTGGTGGGCATACTGTTCCAG AACGTTGGCTGGGTAAATCTGGACGGTGAGTTCCAGATCGTGACGGCCGAACTGCGCAAACTCGCCCTGGTCATCATTCTTGTCCGGGCCGGGCTGGAAATGGATCCGACCGCGTTTAAAAAGATCTACAAAACCATCCTGAAGCTCGGTCTCATTCCGTGGTTCGTCGAGTGCTCGCTGATTGCGGTGTGTGCCCGATTCTTCCTGCAGCTACCGTGGCTATGGAGCATCCTGCTCGGTTCGATTGTTGGTGCTGTTTCGCCGGCCGTCGTCGTGCCCTGCCTGTTCCGGTTGCGCACCAAGGGGTACGGTGTGGTGAAGGGTATCCCGACCCTCATCATTGCGGTGGCCGGTATCGACGACGCGGTATCGGTGGCAGGTTTCGGCATCATCTCCAGCATCATGTTCAGCACGCAGAGTCTCGGGTTGCAGATTGCACAGGCTCCGGTGTGTATTATTGGAGGGCTTGGGTTCGGTGTGGTATGGGGCTTCCTGTGCAAGTACGTGCCCGAACCGGGCGATGCGTACGTCGTACCGATTCGCACACTGATGCTGTTCGGTGGCGGACTGCTCGCCGTGTTTGGTAGTGAGGAAATCAACTTCGAAGGTGCCGGTCCGCTGGGTGTGGTGTTTGCCGCGTTCACCGCATCGTACTTTTGGTGTGGACAGGGCTGGGAGCTGGAGGATAATCCAGTGTCGACTGCGTTCGAAATTTTCTGGATGATCTTCGAACCAATTCTGTTCGGAATTACTGGTGCTTCTATTAAG ATTGCTGAGCTGGATCCTCACATAGTATCGATCGGTGTGGGCAGCATTTACGTGGTTGCTATAATCCGCATCCTGACCACGGTGGCGATCGCGTTTGGAGATAAGCTCAACGTTAAGGAAAAG ATCTTTGTTGCCATTTCATGGATGTCGAAAGCGACAGTACAGGCCGCCCTTGGACCGGTTGCCCTGAAGACGGTCATGTCCAATGAAAACCGTACTGAGGAGGAGGTGCATTACGCCGAGTTGGTGAAGATGGTGTGCATCATGAGCATCATCTTAACTGCACCGCTCGGCGCGATTCTTATTTCGGTAACCGGTACTAAGCTGCTCAAGAAAACGAAGCAACAGCTTGAGCCCATGGATGGTACGTTGG GCTGGCGGCGGAGCCATCGACCCTCACTGCACGACATCAGTATCATCGACGAGGAGGAAGAGCGGGAAGATATCGAGGGTATCGCGGATGAGGATACGGCTGCCAACACGCTGTCCAATGCCCAGACGGCAACAGCGTTCACCATCACGAAATAG
- the LOC125763827 gene encoding sodium/hydrogen exchanger 9B2 isoform X2: protein MKKTIIKMPSEEGNASSQSSSGDTKRKVSIITEPVVERLGHDNLGFEQNKRKISQQSHHSEEGPARRKSNLHNNNFDTSSIHSDRYNGEAGGRAKKQSFSEALEKIERDYDNSRLEQSWIYSLCMRCRVEYTTPSWEPPGWQKICPYPLCPSYRQFARILSIILIGVLLWITAFVIIGDTAAPGGQLFQLVVLTVAANFGGFLISLTTLPRLIGMLLVGILFQNVGWVNLDGEFQIVTAELRKLALVIILVRAGLEMDPTAFKKIYKTILKLGLIPWFVECSLIAVCARFFLQLPWLWSILLGSIVGAVSPAVVVPCLFRLRTKGYGVVKGIPTLIIAVAGIDDAVSVAGFGIISSIMFSTQSLGLQIAQAPVCIIGGLGFGVVWGFLCKYVPEPGDAYVVPIRTLMLFGGGLLAVFGSEEINFEGAGPLGVVFAAFTASYFWCGQGWELEDNPVSTAFEIFWMIFEPILFGITGASIKIAELDPHIVSIGVGSIYVVAIIRILTTVAIAFGDKLNVKEKIFVAISWMSKATVQAALGPVALKTVMSNENRTEEEVHYAELVKMVCIMSIILTAPLGAILISVTGTKLLKKTKQQLEPMDGWRRSHRPSLHDISIIDEEEEREDIEGIADEDTAANTLSNAQTATAFTITK from the exons ATGAAGAAAAC TATTATCAAGATGCCTTCGGAGGAAGGGAATGCTTCCTCCCAGTCGTCCAGCGGTGACACGAAGCGCAAGGTCAGCATCATCACCGAACCGGTCGTCGAGCGATTAGGGCACGATAACTTGGGCTTTGAGCAGAACAAACGCAAAATATCGCag CAATCGCACCATTCCGAGGAAGGTCCGGCACGAAGGAAAAGCAACCTGCACAACAATAACTTTGACACCTCGTCCATCCACAGTG ATCGCTACAATGGCGAAGCTGGTGGTCGTGCCAAAAAGCAGTCCTTCTCGGAAGCGCTCGAAAAGATTGAACGAGACTATGATAATTCCCGGCTGGAACAGTCTTGGATCTATTCGCTGTGCATGCGATGTCGGGTCGAGTACACAACGCCCTCGTGGGAACCGCCCGGTTGGCAAAAAATTTGCCCTTATCCCCTGTGTCCGTCCTACCGCCAGTTTGCCCGAATCCTGTCAATCATTCTTATAG GTGTACTGCTATGGATTACGGCGTTTGTCATCATCGGCGATACGGCCGCACCGGGTGGACAATTATTCCAACTGGTGGTACTAACAGTGGCAGCCAACTTTGGTGGCTTTCTCATCTCCCTAACGACACTACCCCGGCTGATTGGCATGCTGTTGGTGGGCATACTGTTCCAG AACGTTGGCTGGGTAAATCTGGACGGTGAGTTCCAGATCGTGACGGCCGAACTGCGCAAACTCGCCCTGGTCATCATTCTTGTCCGGGCCGGGCTGGAAATGGATCCGACCGCGTTTAAAAAGATCTACAAAACCATCCTGAAGCTCGGTCTCATTCCGTGGTTCGTCGAGTGCTCGCTGATTGCGGTGTGTGCCCGATTCTTCCTGCAGCTACCGTGGCTATGGAGCATCCTGCTCGGTTCGATTGTTGGTGCTGTTTCGCCGGCCGTCGTCGTGCCCTGCCTGTTCCGGTTGCGCACCAAGGGGTACGGTGTGGTGAAGGGTATCCCGACCCTCATCATTGCGGTGGCCGGTATCGACGACGCGGTATCGGTGGCAGGTTTCGGCATCATCTCCAGCATCATGTTCAGCACGCAGAGTCTCGGGTTGCAGATTGCACAGGCTCCGGTGTGTATTATTGGAGGGCTTGGGTTCGGTGTGGTATGGGGCTTCCTGTGCAAGTACGTGCCCGAACCGGGCGATGCGTACGTCGTACCGATTCGCACACTGATGCTGTTCGGTGGCGGACTGCTCGCCGTGTTTGGTAGTGAGGAAATCAACTTCGAAGGTGCCGGTCCGCTGGGTGTGGTGTTTGCCGCGTTCACCGCATCGTACTTTTGGTGTGGACAGGGCTGGGAGCTGGAGGATAATCCAGTGTCGACTGCGTTCGAAATTTTCTGGATGATCTTCGAACCAATTCTGTTCGGAATTACTGGTGCTTCTATTAAG ATTGCTGAGCTGGATCCTCACATAGTATCGATCGGTGTGGGCAGCATTTACGTGGTTGCTATAATCCGCATCCTGACCACGGTGGCGATCGCGTTTGGAGATAAGCTCAACGTTAAGGAAAAG ATCTTTGTTGCCATTTCATGGATGTCGAAAGCGACAGTACAGGCCGCCCTTGGACCGGTTGCCCTGAAGACGGTCATGTCCAATGAAAACCGTACTGAGGAGGAGGTGCATTACGCCGAGTTGGTGAAGATGGTGTGCATCATGAGCATCATCTTAACTGCACCGCTCGGCGCGATTCTTATTTCGGTAACCGGTACTAAGCTGCTCAAGAAAACGAAGCAACAGCTTGAGCCCATGGATG GCTGGCGGCGGAGCCATCGACCCTCACTGCACGACATCAGTATCATCGACGAGGAGGAAGAGCGGGAAGATATCGAGGGTATCGCGGATGAGGATACGGCTGCCAACACGCTGTCCAATGCCCAGACGGCAACAGCGTTCACCATCACGAAATAG
- the LOC125763827 gene encoding sodium/hydrogen exchanger 9B2 isoform X3, with the protein MPSEEGNASSQSSSGDTKRKVSIITEPVVERLGHDNLGFEQNKRKISQQSHHSEEGPARRKSNLHNNNFDTSSIHSDRYNGEAGGRAKKQSFSEALEKIERDYDNSRLEQSWIYSLCMRCRVEYTTPSWEPPGWQKICPYPLCPSYRQFARILSIILIGVLLWITAFVIIGDTAAPGGQLFQLVVLTVAANFGGFLISLTTLPRLIGMLLVGILFQNVGWVNLDGEFQIVTAELRKLALVIILVRAGLEMDPTAFKKIYKTILKLGLIPWFVECSLIAVCARFFLQLPWLWSILLGSIVGAVSPAVVVPCLFRLRTKGYGVVKGIPTLIIAVAGIDDAVSVAGFGIISSIMFSTQSLGLQIAQAPVCIIGGLGFGVVWGFLCKYVPEPGDAYVVPIRTLMLFGGGLLAVFGSEEINFEGAGPLGVVFAAFTASYFWCGQGWELEDNPVSTAFEIFWMIFEPILFGITGASIKIAELDPHIVSIGVGSIYVVAIIRILTTVAIAFGDKLNVKEKIFVAISWMSKATVQAALGPVALKTVMSNENRTEEEVHYAELVKMVCIMSIILTAPLGAILISVTGTKLLKKTKQQLEPMDGTLGWRRSHRPSLHDISIIDEEEEREDIEGIADEDTAANTLSNAQTATAFTITK; encoded by the exons ATGCCTTCGGAGGAAGGGAATGCTTCCTCCCAGTCGTCCAGCGGTGACACGAAGCGCAAGGTCAGCATCATCACCGAACCGGTCGTCGAGCGATTAGGGCACGATAACTTGGGCTTTGAGCAGAACAAACGCAAAATATCGCag CAATCGCACCATTCCGAGGAAGGTCCGGCACGAAGGAAAAGCAACCTGCACAACAATAACTTTGACACCTCGTCCATCCACAGTG ATCGCTACAATGGCGAAGCTGGTGGTCGTGCCAAAAAGCAGTCCTTCTCGGAAGCGCTCGAAAAGATTGAACGAGACTATGATAATTCCCGGCTGGAACAGTCTTGGATCTATTCGCTGTGCATGCGATGTCGGGTCGAGTACACAACGCCCTCGTGGGAACCGCCCGGTTGGCAAAAAATTTGCCCTTATCCCCTGTGTCCGTCCTACCGCCAGTTTGCCCGAATCCTGTCAATCATTCTTATAG GTGTACTGCTATGGATTACGGCGTTTGTCATCATCGGCGATACGGCCGCACCGGGTGGACAATTATTCCAACTGGTGGTACTAACAGTGGCAGCCAACTTTGGTGGCTTTCTCATCTCCCTAACGACACTACCCCGGCTGATTGGCATGCTGTTGGTGGGCATACTGTTCCAG AACGTTGGCTGGGTAAATCTGGACGGTGAGTTCCAGATCGTGACGGCCGAACTGCGCAAACTCGCCCTGGTCATCATTCTTGTCCGGGCCGGGCTGGAAATGGATCCGACCGCGTTTAAAAAGATCTACAAAACCATCCTGAAGCTCGGTCTCATTCCGTGGTTCGTCGAGTGCTCGCTGATTGCGGTGTGTGCCCGATTCTTCCTGCAGCTACCGTGGCTATGGAGCATCCTGCTCGGTTCGATTGTTGGTGCTGTTTCGCCGGCCGTCGTCGTGCCCTGCCTGTTCCGGTTGCGCACCAAGGGGTACGGTGTGGTGAAGGGTATCCCGACCCTCATCATTGCGGTGGCCGGTATCGACGACGCGGTATCGGTGGCAGGTTTCGGCATCATCTCCAGCATCATGTTCAGCACGCAGAGTCTCGGGTTGCAGATTGCACAGGCTCCGGTGTGTATTATTGGAGGGCTTGGGTTCGGTGTGGTATGGGGCTTCCTGTGCAAGTACGTGCCCGAACCGGGCGATGCGTACGTCGTACCGATTCGCACACTGATGCTGTTCGGTGGCGGACTGCTCGCCGTGTTTGGTAGTGAGGAAATCAACTTCGAAGGTGCCGGTCCGCTGGGTGTGGTGTTTGCCGCGTTCACCGCATCGTACTTTTGGTGTGGACAGGGCTGGGAGCTGGAGGATAATCCAGTGTCGACTGCGTTCGAAATTTTCTGGATGATCTTCGAACCAATTCTGTTCGGAATTACTGGTGCTTCTATTAAG ATTGCTGAGCTGGATCCTCACATAGTATCGATCGGTGTGGGCAGCATTTACGTGGTTGCTATAATCCGCATCCTGACCACGGTGGCGATCGCGTTTGGAGATAAGCTCAACGTTAAGGAAAAG ATCTTTGTTGCCATTTCATGGATGTCGAAAGCGACAGTACAGGCCGCCCTTGGACCGGTTGCCCTGAAGACGGTCATGTCCAATGAAAACCGTACTGAGGAGGAGGTGCATTACGCCGAGTTGGTGAAGATGGTGTGCATCATGAGCATCATCTTAACTGCACCGCTCGGCGCGATTCTTATTTCGGTAACCGGTACTAAGCTGCTCAAGAAAACGAAGCAACAGCTTGAGCCCATGGATGGTACGTTGG GCTGGCGGCGGAGCCATCGACCCTCACTGCACGACATCAGTATCATCGACGAGGAGGAAGAGCGGGAAGATATCGAGGGTATCGCGGATGAGGATACGGCTGCCAACACGCTGTCCAATGCCCAGACGGCAACAGCGTTCACCATCACGAAATAG
- the LOC125763832 gene encoding ras-related protein Rab-30-like: MEDYKFLFKVVLVGNAGVGKTCLVRRFTQGLFPPGQGATIGVDFMIKTVEVDNQKIKLQIWDTAGQERFRSITQSYYRSASALILVYDISCQPTFDCLPDWLREIQEHANSKVLKILVGNKTDRDDREIPQEVGAEFAKQHGMYFLETSAKQADNVERLFYDIAAVLIEQARTKEFTLRSETSVLTNLSQKTIYHPSCCSIGDRNHARSSSTSDAHYSDSSGPTSISSNSGNFITQQ; encoded by the exons ATGGAGGATTACAAATTTCTGTTCAAAGTCGTCCTAGTGGGCAATGCGGGCGTCGGTAAGACGTGTCTGGTGCGAAGATTCACGCAGGGTCTCTTTCCACCCGGCCAGGGTGCAACGATCGGGGTGGACTTCATGATCAAAACGGTCGAGGTGGACAATCAGAAGATAAAGCTACAAATATGGGACACCGCCGGCCAGGAGCGGTTTCGATCGATCACGCAAAGCTACTATCGTTCCGCATCCGCTCTTATACTAG TGTACGACATCAGTTGCCAGCCCACGTTCGATTGCTTGCCGGACTGGTTGCGAGAAATCCAGGAGCACGCTAACTCCAAAGTACTGAAAATCCTCGTCGGCAACAAGACGGACCGAGATGATCGTGAAATTCCGCAAGAAGTAGGTGCCGAATTTGCGAAACAGCATGGCATGTACTTCCTCGAAACTTCCGCCAAACAGGCGGATAACGTGGAACGTTTATTCTACGACATTGCGGCCGTACTGATTGAG CAAGCCCGCACGAAAGAATTTACCCTGCGCAGTGAGACAAGCGTCCTGACGAATCTCTCCCAAAAGACGATCTATCATCCGAGCTGCTGTAGCATCGGTGATCGGAATCATGCCCGTAGCAGTAGCACCAGCGATGCACACTACTCGGACAGTTCCGGTCCGACTAGCATCAGTAGTAATAGTGGTAATTTTATCACCCAACAGTAG